Within Wyeomyia smithii strain HCP4-BCI-WySm-NY-G18 chromosome 2, ASM2978416v1, whole genome shotgun sequence, the genomic segment TCATTTCCACTTTAAAGTTCATGTTAAGTTCTGACTCGTGCTTTACTCTTCTTTGGCGAAAGTGAAGTTTGCTTCAAGattggtgataaaaaatgagtttttcaaaagcaataaaaaaagtgGTCTATTTTATTATCATCGGAATTTTATTATATAAATTAATGTCAAAAAGACAACAAATCTATGATTCCAATAGGTAATATTAGTATGCTTAAAGGTTTCTCTATCTAAACACTTTCTTTTGTTACCTTACAGGAAATCAATCATGAATTTAGATACTCATGAATGTGCaggtcaaaagaaaaaaaataaaccggatGTAAGCTGTGAATTACTGTTAGATATTTGCTGTGCGTGATGCTTTCATCCATGAGCAATTTGCCCAAATCTTGGGTGTTTTTTTATTAAGGCCACAGGCCACAGCATGATGTTGCCGGTTTTGGAGGTCCGAATCCATTGCTCGGACACCACCGAGAGTTGCGTGTTCCAAGGCGTTCGTCGTTTCGACTGTGGCACACAGCATATCTATTGACcgaaaaagttttttatttattttgaacatttatcatattttgtataTACTGCTTACCAGAATGAAATTTCAGTTAACGTTTGGAAGGAAAATATTGCGTACACAACCTTTctcaattacattacaaacgaactgcagcaaaatcaaaacaaactagagaactgtCAGACTAAAGTTCACATTGCGTTCCGCGCGTACTTCTTTTGAACTTGAAAGttccgcgtcagccttttctgaacttcctagttcgcatgaggttccgcctgtactttatctgaactttcaagcTGAAAGAGAGACCCGGTATGTTTCTAGCCATGAACGTGTAGGTAACGAAGAGATatcagcacatcgagtaaaatcgatgctggtctcatatagcgggaacggagcagtggtatgaatctaggcttcaaagagggaggactcgagttcgaagctcggtgtagtaagttgcaaaaaaatatgaaatctaaTAATAAATGGAGCCAGACATTATTCTTCTGATCTAAATTTCTTTAGTTAATGATTGATGAAGCAACACGAATGATGAGTGagagaattgaaaaattgcaaattgatttttattttaagtattttgaagttttcttttcaagctgaacAGCGCTCTGTTCAGCGATCTAACCGAACTTAAtgtgaactttctagttcggtttagaagctgctttgcatgctactcgaagtttattcaacaaatgcgaacttgaaagtacggttagttacttaaaaactgagctgaatagaattctattcatgatcgttagattggctgattagtctatgaattctactgctatccgaacttttggttacttgggtacctttattaactttaaatttaatttatgaTCGCGCGGACTACGAGCTGAAAACACTACAATGATCGTACATAGAATGAATGGGAATAGAATCGATGAAACGGTGCTCACTCCATTGAGCTGCTAGGTAGCGAGGGATGTGTGTACTCATTTTGCCTTGTCTATGTATTCGCGTTCTTATTGTTGCTGTCGTGACGGATGGAACACTTGCAAAAAagccgtttcgcccacccctagTACGAGGTCTACCACGGAGTCGCCGACCTTTGCTGCATATTATCTTCGCTGGTCACGCCTCCGACATTCGTGCCACGTGACCAGCACGCCGCGAGCTCAAGACAAAACACGGCAAGCCATACCCAAACACGAGAGCCGAGGGTTTTTGACTTCGGTACATGAGGCAATCGAAGTCTTGTAGTTTCGGGGAACACAAGCATTAGTCGCCACGATGAGATCTTAATCTAACGGCAGTGATATAATACTGGATAACATGAAGCCACCGCATATTTGTTCGTAGTACTTTTGCAAAAATAAGGCGTTTGACAAAACACGTGTAAGCAGTGGGCTCTCGAGGTTTTTGCTCGAACCTCGGGACAACTCGGACGAGTGTTTGTCGAAGCTGCCGAAGGACTGTTTTATGAAAAGGGTTTTTCGGAATGGTGTGGATTAGCCGACAGGGCAATTGAGAGAGAAATTAAACACGTTTGTATTTCACGActataatgaaaaaataatatcgataaggtGACAGCTATACCAGCGGCGCACTCATTGGGGGCACACGGGCAAACCACAGTAGCGGCGGTTGCATAAGGGAACGCACAATCGTGCGGCCAGAGATTATTCTTTAACACCCCTGCTCAATCGCTGCAACTTGTCATTTCAATAGCAGATCGATGTTTTGAAAAACTGCCACCGTTAGACCCTTTGTCATCAAATCAGCTTGCTGATCCGACGATGGCATGAATTTAAGACGAATTCGGCCTTGCTTAACTAAGTCTCGTAGGAAATGGAATTTCACATCCATGGCCTGCCAAAGTCCTTCGAGTTTTCCGTAATACGCATCACAGACTGATTGTCCTCATAGAACCTAGTCGCCTCCTTCGGTTTATTCCACAGGTCCTCCAGTAAACGATTCAACCACATTTCATGACATGGCGCCACACATAATGCGGTAAGTTCTGCCTACGTTGACGATAAAGTGACTGTTTGTTGCTTCCGGGTTATCCAACCAACCGTTGCTCCaaacactttaaaaatgcaGCCACTGACTGAACGCCTATCATATTGATCGTTAGCCCAATCAGCGTCCGAATAAACTTCCATCGTTGGTACATCACTTTTTCTGCGGTATTCCAAGCCCATAGTAACTGTTCCTTTGATGTATCGTAAAACTCTTTTCAGACGCACCCAGTGAATTTCGTTCGGACAACTCTGGAACTGGCTCAGAAAGTTTACCGCAGCAGCTAGATCAGGTCTTGTTGTCATTGCCGCATAGGTCAGGCAGCCTACCAATTCACGGTACGGCTTCGTAATCCTTTTCTCCTCTTCTCCTTTCGGTAATTTTAGACGGTGCCCCAGAGGGGTCGAGATTGGCTTGCATTCGAGCATTTCAAATCTGCGCAAAACATCTTCATGGTACTGTTGTTGGTTAATCCGCAGTGTTCCCCCTTCTAGGTCATAGTCAATCCTCATCCCCAAAAAGCATCTTACGTCACCAATATCGGTCATTTCGAATTCTCGAGACAGATGATCCTTCACGGTCTGTACAGCCTTAAGCGACCCAGCCACCAGAATATCATCAACGTACAAAACAATGATCAGTTTTTCCGACCCATTACTTCGAGTGTACAAGCATTGATCGTTTTCGCTTCTTCGAAACTTCAATTTTTCTTCGACAAATTTATCAAAGCGCTCATTCCACGCACGTGAGGCTTGTTTTAACCCATAAATTGATTTTATTAGACGACACACTAAACCTTCTCCTTCCTCGAACGGCTTCCGAGTTTGCTTGCCAACGACGCATGACTCGCACACTATCAAGTTATCTTTAACCGCACTGTTCATTTTCAATCCGATCATCATGTCATCACGAATTAATTTTTCGAGGCTTCCTGAATTTAAATGTCCGAACCGACGGTGCCACAATTCTAAACTTTTGGGAATTTGGCCACAGGCAAGCAAAGATTCGTTCTTTCTTGACGTAAAAGTTCAAACTGTACAACCGTCCGACACGAGAGCCAGTGGCGACAACTTCCAATCCACGCACGATTTGGACTTTTCCTTTCTCGTAGATCACTTTCATTCCAGCATCGTCTACTCGCGTCACCGAAAACAAGTTGCATCTTAATTCCGGCACGTACAACACGTCTTTTACTGTGCACTCGATTTGTTTGCCGTTAACTTCGGACattggcgttgacggtgttgctgacaattgtttggtttctgcgtgcgaaaaagaaagaaggaaatatttttgcttttgtcatcacgcacattttgacaattacatacgagagttcacgtaggtgcgaactgccttcgaaatctctttcaacgcgaataaaccgaataACACGCACCGTTCCAGAATGCTTCGCCACAATGCACTGCTCGTGCTTCGCGATAGCGATTTCAATCGGCCGTTCCAACACTTCTAGATCTTCAAATAGCGATCGATCATTCACTAGGTGATCTGAACACCCGGAATCAATAAACCATTTCATTCTACGTGAGCTACACGGTGTATCAGATCCCCTGCTGAAGCCAGCAAAACACACCCCACTGTGTTCTGCAAAGTGCGCTCTCGATTTATCACTTCGATATCCAATTTTCTTCTTAACAGGGCATTCAGACAACTTGTGTCCCTCCTGTTTGCACCCGAAACACTTAatcattttcgttttcactTGCTTTTGCTTTTTAGAACCATAAAAGGCAGCTTCACTACTCGCGGCAGGGGAACACAATTCAACGCCTTTCTGTTTGGTTTCTTCGTCAAGCAGGCGACACTTGACAAATTCAAGCGATAAGTTTTCTTCCGGCATTGTTTCAATCGCGGTAACGACGGTGGCGTATGAACTGCCAAGAGTTAGCAATAAGTGGCAGATCACATCGATCTCCTTCAGCACTGCTTCCGTCGATCGGTACTCGCGCACTAGCCTATCGAACCGAAGAAAATGTTGCTTCAGGTGCATTCTACTCGCAATACTGCGCCGCTCGAACACACGACGCAATGCATCCCAAATGTCTTTCGGCGCAGGTTTATCCTGGATATATTTCAGCTGTGAATCGTGTATACGCGACACAAGTAACGATTAACACTTCCGATCCATTTTCCTTCTTTTCTCTCGGGCCACTTCTTTTGCCCTTTTAACTTCTGCATTATCCCCATTTACTTCCTGCAATGCAAAGTTCTGCACACACTCCACGAGCTCATGCTCTTCCAGGAGTATCAGCATGCGGAATTTCCACGCTGCATAGTTCGTACCGTCGAAAAGTGGCAGAAAAACACGCTCGGAATGTTCATCCaccattgcaaaaaaaaaaaaacactactttAAAGTTTTACTAGCACAACGTGGTTACTGGACTCATAACCTGGGGGCACACGGGTAAACCACAGTAGCGGCGGTTGCATAAGGGAACGCACAACCGTGCGGCCAGAGATTATTCTTTAACATTTTAATAAGAACACTGTGTGATTTCATTTTGTATTAGCACTGAAGAGTAGTGGAAACACCCGCCGTGGCATAGCCTTAAATATGCACGCGGTGTTGTGGTGGgcttaatagcgaatttctttattccatcgTGTTCGGGCAAATCTGCCGAGTAATAAGGAAACGACGAAGAATAAAAAAGAGAATAAAGAAACAATTTACGGCGCAAgtgagaaagagatgccagataattggccctgacgactatgttgatattggtttggtttttgcttgcgaaagtgaaggaaggaaatattttcgcttttgttttcacccataaattgacaattgcatatgagaattcgcaTAGGCGCGAACcaggcttgccagatctacggatttgttcacttctacggaataacatttatatgggaaatccgtagaaaagaGGGGAAATCAggggaaatccgtagaatctacggATTTTAACGAAATAGTTCTGGCGACGCTGGTGCGAACAAATTCTTGCTCAACTTCCGAGCCGAGCAGACGTGTTTACGCTAAGCTGTTAAGGAAGTCGATCTAAAGCTAGTTTTCTTTTCGCCGCGATTGTTCATTGCCGAGCCACTGTGTGCTTCTGCGTACTGCGACTCTGCGATGTTGCGCCGCGAGAATACTTTTCGCATAGATTATGCGGCATTGCCAAAGAAACCAGATTATGTGAAAGTGCAAAGCTTCGTAAAAACTGTACTGGGGTTAAAGCCGGGTAAAGTGACGGAAATCCAGTGTAGTCGTACTCTCGGATGTGCCTTCGTGAAGGTGGTCAACCTGGCGCTGGCACAGAAAGTGTGGGAAGAAAACGATGGAAAACTCCAAGTGACAGtggaaaatggaaagaaaatccCGCTACGCATAACGATGGAGGACGGGTCAGTGGAGGTGAAGTTGTTCGATTTGTCTGAGGCCGTATCGAACGAGGCCATAACGGACTACCTAAACGCATACGGTGACGTTATTTCTGTTCGTGAGCAGATGTGCGGCGCCGACTCGCGGTTCGAATTTCCAGGAATCTCGACTGGGGTACGGATTGCGAAAATGGTAGTGAAACACAATATTGAGCCGTGGGTGGACTTATCTGTCCTACTTCGGCCAACGGCAAACATGCCGTCACTGCAGGGAGATCGTCCATATCGGCGCGTTCTGCGTTCAAAATAGAAAACTGCTGGTGCAGAAATCGTATGCCGATGCGACGAAGCAGCGAACAGTCAAACAGCACCAAGGCTGCAAGGTACAAAACCACCCAAGGAACAATTTGGAAGCCGTTATGAGAGcatatctcgccaaacatgtgaaaagggcccatgcgccatatgtaaacaagccaaattttctcgttttttgttcaatacaagcgaaatctgctcttaccaataagatttattgataaaagaattcactctttatcaaaaaatcttatttgtacgagtagaataagcttgtattcattaaaaaacgtgaaattgtggcttgtttacatatggcacatgggcccttttcacatgttcagcGAGATATGTCGAACAAAAGCAGTGTAGAAGCAACCGGTGCTGAATAAACAACACGTTGAATTATTTGTTGTACAAACGTTGCCAGTATTCTTTGTTTATGTACTTATCCAACAATGGAACTCTAGCTTAACAGAAGTTGTTTAAGCGTTTGCAAAGGATTACCAGCAACACTAACATATATGTGCTGCGTAACGGCGCTTCAAAGGGCTCCATTCATCAGTGGCGTTATCGCTTAATAAAAACTATTTGAACGTATCAAACGGCAACCCGGCAACTGTTATTCTGCAAGTGTTGTTCAAGTGCTGCATACatgcgtttgaaatctttctacATGCAATTCTTCAGTTCTTCTAGACGCGAACGTTAGATCACTAGTTTTGTGAAACATCCTTCTAAACGCGTCGTATGGTTGGTTTATTACAGtgtataaagtttttttttaaattgcttgcaaagagttttgtaattttataGCTTATTAAGCTATTAATAGACGGATTTCGGTAAAACAAAAGATTAATAAGCTGGTACTCAACTCACGTGACTGTTGGGTAATGATCTTGTTTATTAGTAAACCAAAGGTTGCTCTAATGGTAATAATAATTTAAGCGAACATTTAGTTAGCTAAATGTAAACtaatattaagaaaaaatatacaatgtgCAATGAAAAAAGTCCCGAAAGAGTCGTTTATTAAAACATAAACATTTCATTTCCTACATTCAACAGGAATACATGGTATTGAACCTTTTTTGCCCAGGCTCTAGTCTTTAATTACATCTAGATTAACGAATTACAGATAGCTTGGTATCGAATGAACAAATAACTGAAGATAACTTAGAACTACGATACTCAATATTCAACACGATCGGAGAGCGATATGTTGGATTTACCTCCAGTCCAACACGAGATAGGGATGCTGGGCTTGCGTTATTGCCGCGTTAGCGGCCTAACCAGAGATTGCGCTCGCACTCGAAATAACTTTACCAATTGTGTCCAGCCGTGGACCACGCCGAATGCCTTGCAACTCAATCCGCCTTTTTGGATGGTTGCAATGAATAAGGAAACTAACACCTTGTTCTATTCCGCGAATTACTTAAACGcactatttttattcattaaacaGTGAAAGTGTATTTTGTAATTATATTTCTAACTGCTAATTTAATATAAGGATGAGTTATAAATTCCTGGCGGTCTTCCTGAGCCGCTCTTGTTGAAGTTCGAGATGGGAGTGATGACTGCTGCTGATCCGAAAGTGGGCCAAGGTGGAGTGAGTCCAAGCGGCGATGTTTTTCTCCCGAAGTGATCGTTGCGCCTCCCGATTGATCCCGATTGATCCCGATACCGATCCTCCTCGATTAGCAGGTCATCAGTCTCGCTCTCACGGTAGTGATAAGGGCTCACCACCACTTATCAGTAGCGGGTTTGGCTAACGctaacgatgatgatgatggttggTGTGTGATTTGCCGCTGTGACCGTCTTCAGTTCCCGTGTGCCGCTTGCTTTCGGATAGAGTAGCCAATCTCTCGTATGCCGCTTATTTTCGGATATGTATATAGTGGACTGTATAGTTGACTTCAACCAGGGATGAAGTGTGGGGTGAAACTTGTTGATCACCAACATCCTCACCCACCCAGAAATAGCCAGATTTCTGAAAAGAATACAAAAAAACTCCTCCTCGACCAGGGTGTGATGGAAATTAGGGTTATTGGTTCGCTCGACCAGAGCCTTCGTCGTCCTCGTCAAACTCTGCTGAAggtaaaatgcaaattttttctACAGGCCTAGTAAGTGAGCCTGTTGCGGTTTTGAGTGTCACTACTCGGACAACACCATCTTGGCCGGGATGAACCCTTTGAATCCTTCCGGTTTTCCATCGTAACGGGGGTAAATTATCGTCCTTAATGATGACTAGCTTGCCTTCTTCAATTGGAACAGGTACTCGCCAACGTTTTATGCGAGATTGTAGTTGCGATAAATATTCTCTTTTCCACCTTATCCagaaattttgaacatttcttTGTACCAGTTGCCACTGTTTTAAACGGTTGGTTGGAATGTCTAGGTAATTCTGATCTGGGAGTGCTTGTAGTGAGGCAACGACCAAAAAATGTGCTGGGGTGAGTGGTTCTAGATCGTTGGGATCCTCGGAACTGGCAGTAATCGGTCGAGAGTTTAGACATCCCTCCACCTGTACGAGCAACGTGCTCATATCCTCCGGTGTAGCTGGGTTCTCCCCCAGCACTCTCGAGATGTGTTGCTTCGCCGAGCGAACTGCCGCCTCCCAAAGCCCACCGAAATGTGGCGCACTTGGGGGACTGAAATGCCATTGAACTCCGTCCTCTGCACAGTATTTAGCTACCCTTCCATGATGTTCCTTATTTTTAAACAAGTGCAGTAATTCTTGGAGTTTATTGCGAGCTCCGACAAAATTCGTACCGTTGTCGGAGTACAAATCCGATGGTCTTCCTCTCCGTGCCACAAAACGGCGAAGTGCTTGTAAAAATCTTTCTGTCGACAAATCTGACACAAGCTCAATGTGCACAGCCTTTGTgcagaaacaaacaaaaatagaacCGTAGGCCTTCACTATTGGTCGCCTGGGTGCAGGTCGCAAGTATATTGGACCAAAGTAATCCACACCCGTTTTCGAAAATGGACGTGCCACGTTTACTCGAGCCGCTGGTAAATCACCCATGAATTGCGGTACCGAAGTTGGGTTTGCTCGAAAACACTTCTGGCACTTGTGAACCGTCTGTCTCGCTGCATCCCTTCCTCTTAGTGGCCAATAGCGCAGTTTTACTACGCTCAAAAGTAACTGGGGTCCTGCATGGAGCATTCGCCCAtgataatataaaaatattaacttCGTTAGATGATGACGTGCAGGTAGCACTATAGGATGTTTTGTATCCTGAGCGTGCTGAAGACGGCCGCCAACTCTAATAAGCCCATCCTGAGAAATTTTGGGATTAAGCCAACGCAACGATGATCGCTGAGAAACTGCTTCCCCCTTAGAAAGCGCTTCCCATTCCATCGGAAAACACTCTCTTTGCACTCGTTCGATAAGTGTTCGTTCTGCTTCTCGTAACTCTTCCGTTGTGAGGAATCCTGATGGGTACCTTTTCCCTCTCGAGCGAAACATTTCTCTGGCGCGTAGCCAAATTACCGTATGTCTCAGTAACCTTGAAAAGGAAGAAAATTTACCAAGATACCAGTCTGTAAATTCTGCTGTCGAAGATACTGTGGCTGCTATTACTGCCCGACGTTTCTCCTTCTCTGCTTCATCGTCAACTTCATTTATTAGAGTCTTAGGCCAACACTCTTGACTCTCAGCCAACCATGATGGCCCGTGCCACCAGAAGTCATTATGCAATATGTCCTCTGCGCTGATGCCTCTTGAAATCAGGTCTGCTGGGTTTTGGACTCCCGGAACGTGCCTCCAAGTATTTGGTTCCGTTAGACCTTGTATTTTGTACACTCTGTTAGCGATGTAGGTACTCCATGTAGTAGGAACTGCTTGAATCCAGCGCAGTACACACGTAGAGTCGGTCCAAAAGTAGGTGGGTAAATTGAGCTTCAACGACTGTTGAATTTTGCCATATAATTTTGCTACCAGCTCCGCTCCACAAAGCTCTAATCTCGGTATCGTTTGACACCTTAATGGAGCATCCTTGGATTTTGAGGTTAACAGTTGTACAGCTACGTTCCCTGTTGAATCCATACTTCGGATGTAGACACACCCTCCATACGCCTTTTCTGAAGCATCACTAAAGCAATGAAGTTCTACTGTCACCGCTCCTGGGAGGATGACGCAACGATTGATGCGAATTTCGTTGAGCAAAGGTAATCTTGAATAAAACCTCCGCCAACTCTCACCCACCGTCAAAGGTAGCGGTTCGTCCCAGTCTAATCTGCTCCCATTCTTTGTTTGCGAAGTCCACAATAGTtgcatgaatattttggctgaTGTAATAACAGCTCCGATGAGCCCCAATGGATCGAAAAGCGTAGCTATGATCGAAAGGATTTGGCGTTTAGAAAGCTCCTCATATCTTTCCAGTGGCGGGATATTGAACTGGAATCTGAAAACGTCCGTTCTTGGCATCCAGGTCAATCCTAGTGTCTTCACAGAAGGGTCTGGGTCTAGATTTATACCACTCACATCGCTTATCGCTAGATTCTCcgtcgaaatttcacgtaaaacCTCAGCGCAGTTCGATGCCCATTTACGAAGACGAAATCCTCCACTGTTCATCATTGCATCCAATTGCAGCCTTAATTGATGTGCCTCCTCCTGGTCGTTCGACCCCGTGATAACGTCATCCATATAGGTGTCTTCCATAACCGCCCTCGCTGCTAGAGGGAATCGTGCTCCTTCATCTCTTGCCAGTTGGGTTAATGTTCGTGTCGCAAGAAACGGGGCAGGCTTAGTTCCGTATGTCACCGTATTAAGTTCATACGTTGCTACTTCATCCGTGGGCGACGACCGCCAAAGAATACACTGCAGTGGTCTATCATCTTGCCTAATGAAGATTTGCCGAAACATTTTCTCAACGTCGGCGACCAACATGATTTGCTTCGTTCTGCAACGCAATATAATCGAACGTAACTCCTCCTGGATTACCGGTCCCACCAACAGCACCTCGTTTAACGAAATATTCGCGGAGGTCTTGCATGAAGCATCAAAAACGACGCGGACCTTAGTGGTCGTACTGGCCTCCTTCACCACGGGatgatgggggggggggggtcgttGGGTTTCCTTAATCAACCGCATATGCCCTAACTCTATATATTCGCTCATGAATGCCAAATATTGCTGCTTCAAATCAGAATTCCTTGCCAACCTCCGCTCCGTTCCTTGGAGACGTCGTAATGCGATATTTTTTGATTCACCCAGACGAGTAAAGGCATCCTCAACCATTGGCAACGCAACCGTATATCGTCCGTCAGTGCCACGCTGTACTGTCTGTTTAAATATTTC encodes:
- the LOC129719844 gene encoding uncharacterized protein LOC129719844, whose product is MVCFKRERENTSKNRSTTTTGATPCATTGKQPSTPSNSSQIVNMVATSTSVSNSATYIKSTVLLATAVLLVEDDHGNQVPARALLDSGSESNFISEKLSQRLKVDRKKVDISVLGIGQAATRVKQRIQATIRSRISDFTREMGFLVLPKVTVHLPTATVNVKGWSIPEGIQLADPSFCVSMGIDLVLGIEAFFDFFVSGRKITLGEQMPSLNESVFGWVVSGGLSSIEQAPRVSCHVTTKGLDELVAKFWACEEIELKRSYSKEEERCEEIFKQTVQRGTDGRYTVALPMVEDAFTRLGESKNIALRRLQGTERRLARNSDLKQQYLAFMSEYIELGHMRLIKETQRPPPPHHPVVKEASTTTKVRVVFDASCKTSANISLNEVLLVGPVIQEELRSIILRCRTKQIMLVADVEKMFRQIFIRQDDRPLQCILWRSSPTDEVATYELNTVTYGTKPAPFLATRTLTQLARDEGARFPLAARAVMEDTYMDDVITGSNDQEEAHQLRLQLDAMMNSGGFRLRKWASNCAEVLREISTENLAISDVSGINLDPDPSVKTLGLTWMPRTDVFRFQFNIPPLERYEELSKRQILSIIATLFDPLGLIGAVITSAKIFMQLLWTSQTKNGSRLDWDEPLPLTVGESWRRFYSRLPLLNEIRINRCVILPGAVTVELHCFSDASEKAYGGCVYIRSMDSTGNVAVQLLTSKSKDAPLRCQTIPRLELCGAELVAKLYGKIQQSLKLNLPTYFWTDSTCVLRWIQAVPTTWSTYIANRVYKIQGLTEPNTWRHVPGVQNPADLISRGISAEDILHNDFWWHGPSWLAESQECWPKTLINEVDDEAEKEKRRAVIAATVSSTAEFTDWYLGKFSSFSRLLRHTVIWLRAREMFRSRGKRYPSGFLTTEELREAERTLIERVQRECFPMEWEALSKGEAVSQRSSLRWLNPKISQDGLIRVGGRLQHAQDTKHPIVLPARHHLTKLIFLYYHGRMLHAGPQLLLSVVKLRYWPLRGRDAARQTVHKCQKCFRANPTSVPQFMGDLPAARVNVARPFSKTGVDYFGPIYLRPAPRRPIVKAYGSIFVCFCTKAVHIELVSDLSTERFLQALRRFVARRGRPSDLYSDNGTNFVGARNKLQELLHLFKNKEHHGRVAKYCAEDGVQWHFSPPSAPHFGGLWEAAVRSAKQHISRVLGENPATPEDMSTLLVQVEGCLNSRPITASSEDPNDLEPLTPAHFLVVASLQALPDQNYLDIPTNRLKQWQLVQRNVQNFWIRWKREYLSQLQSRIKRWRVPVPIEEGKLVIIKDDNLPPLRWKTGRIQRVHPGQDGVVRVVTLKTATGSLTRPVEKICILPSAEFDEDDEGSGRANQ